The Fortiea contorta PCC 7126 genome has a segment encoding these proteins:
- the secY gene encoding preprotein translocase subunit SecY, whose translation MISRDKAPTAQETFMQMAQAAGLRGRLLVTVGILILVRLGIFLPVPGIDRARFAEAISGNNSIFGLLDIFSGRGLSTLGVFALGILPFINASIIIQLLTAAIPSLENLQKNEGEAGRRKISQITRYVTVGWAIIQSTAFSYFFLQQFALKPGLIFVAETAIALTAGSMFVMWASELITERGIGNGASLLIFVNIVASLPKSLGDTIDLVQVGGREIVGRVIVLVLVFLATIVGIVFVQEGIRRIPIISARRQVGRRVLAEQRSYLPLRLNSGGVMPIIFAAAILSLPLLIANFTKNPELANIVNNYLSPGGSQPWAYALVYLISIVFFSYFYSSLIVNPIDVAQNLKKMGSSIPGIRPGKATSEYIERVINRLTFLGAIFLGFVAIIPTAVESALGVPTFKGLGATSLLILVGVAIDTAKQVQTYVISQRYEGMVKQ comes from the coding sequence ATGATCAGTCGAGACAAAGCCCCCACGGCTCAAGAAACTTTTATGCAGATGGCCCAAGCAGCAGGACTCAGAGGTCGGCTGCTCGTCACCGTCGGTATTTTAATTTTGGTTCGCTTGGGCATCTTTTTACCTGTACCAGGAATTGATAGAGCTAGGTTTGCTGAAGCTATATCGGGAAATAACTCTATATTCGGTTTACTGGATATCTTTTCCGGGCGGGGACTTTCGACTTTGGGAGTCTTTGCTTTGGGGATTTTGCCCTTTATTAATGCGTCCATTATCATCCAATTACTGACCGCGGCAATTCCATCTTTAGAAAATTTACAGAAAAATGAAGGAGAAGCGGGACGACGGAAAATTTCCCAAATCACCCGCTATGTGACGGTGGGTTGGGCAATTATCCAAAGTACAGCTTTTTCCTATTTCTTTTTGCAGCAATTTGCTTTAAAACCAGGACTGATATTTGTAGCGGAAACAGCGATCGCTCTCACAGCCGGTTCCATGTTCGTGATGTGGGCATCAGAATTAATCACAGAACGTGGTATTGGTAATGGTGCATCATTGCTGATTTTTGTCAATATTGTGGCTTCATTACCTAAGTCCTTGGGTGACACCATTGACTTGGTACAAGTAGGCGGTAGAGAAATAGTCGGTCGCGTGATTGTGCTGGTGTTGGTATTCCTAGCAACAATTGTGGGGATCGTGTTTGTGCAAGAAGGTATCCGCCGCATCCCCATTATTTCCGCTCGTCGCCAAGTCGGTCGCCGTGTGTTAGCTGAACAACGCAGCTACCTACCCCTGCGCCTCAATTCTGGCGGTGTCATGCCAATTATTTTTGCAGCTGCCATTTTGAGTTTGCCGTTGCTGATTGCTAATTTTACAAAAAATCCGGAATTAGCAAACATCGTTAACAATTATCTCAGTCCTGGCGGTTCTCAGCCTTGGGCTTATGCCTTGGTGTACTTAATTTCTATTGTTTTCTTTAGTTACTTCTATTCTTCGTTGATTGTCAACCCGATAGACGTAGCGCAGAACTTAAAGAAAATGGGTTCTAGTATTCCAGGGATTCGCCCAGGTAAGGCTACTAGTGAGTATATCGAGCGGGTGATCAATCGACTGACTTTCTTAGGTGCTATCTTTTTAGGCTTCGTGGCTATTATCCCCACAGCAGTTGAAAGTGCATTGGGTGTTCCCACCTTTAAAGGATTGGGTGCTACTTCTTTGCTAATTTTAGTTGGTGTGGCTATCGATACAGCCAAACAAGTCCAAACTTACGTGATTTCTCAGCGCTATGAAGGAATGGTGAAACAATAG